One Aneurinibacillus migulanus genomic region harbors:
- the grsA gene encoding gramicidin S non-ribosomal peptide synthetase GrsA, whose amino-acid sequence MLNSSKSILIHAQNKNGTHEEEQYLFAVNNTKAEYPRDKTIHQLFEEQVSKRPNNVAIVCENEQLTYHELNVKANQLARIFIEKGIGKDTLVGIMMEKSIDLFIGILAVLKAGGAYVPIDIEYPKERIQYILDDSQARMLLTQKHLVHLIHNIQFNGQVEIFEEDTIKIREGTNLHVPSKSTDLAYVIYTSGTTGNPKGTMLEHKGISNLKVFFENSLNVTEKDRIGQFASISFDASVWEMFMALLTGASLYIILKDTINDFVKFEQYINQKEITVITLPPTYVVHLDPERILSIQTLITAGSATSPSLVNKWKEKVTYINAYGPTETTICATTWVATKETIGHSVPIGAPIQNTQIYIVDENLQLKSVGEAGELCIGGEGLARGYWKRPELTSQKFVDNPFVPGEKLYKTGDQARWLSDGNIEYLGRIDNQVKIRGHRVELEEVESILLKHMYISETAVSVHKDHQEQPYLCAYFVSEKHIPLEQLRQFSSEELPTYMIPSYFIQLDKMPLTSNGKIDRKQLPEPDLTFGMRVDYEAPRNEIEETLVTIWQDVLGIEKIGIKDNFYALGGDSIKAIQVAARLHSYQLKLETKDLLKYPTIDQLVHYIKDSKRRSEQGIVEGEIGLTPIQHWFFEQQFTNMHHWNQSYMLYRPNGFDKEILLRVFNKIVEHHDALRMIYKHHNGKIVQINRGLEGTLFDFYTFDLTANDNEQQVICEESARLQNSINLEVGPLVKIALFHTQNGDHLFMAIHHLVVDGISWRILFEDLATAYEQAMHQQTIALPEKTDSFKDWSIELEKYANSELFLEEAEYWHHLNYYTENVQIKKDYVTMNNKQKNIRYVGMELTIEETEKLLKNVNKAYRTEINDILLTALGFALKEWADIDKIVINLEGHGREEILEQMNIARTVGWFTSQYPVVLDMQKSDDLSYQIKLMKENLRRIPNKGIGYEIFKYLTTEYLRPVLPFTLKPEINFNYLGQFDTDVKTELFTRSPYSMGNSLGPDGKNNLSPEGESYFVLNINGFIEEGKLHITFSYNEQQYKEDTIQQLSRSYKQHLLAIIEHCVQKEDTELTPSDFSFKELELEEMDDIFDLLADSLT is encoded by the coding sequence ATGTTAAACAGTTCTAAAAGTATATTGATTCATGCTCAAAATAAAAATGGAACGCATGAAGAGGAGCAGTATCTCTTTGCTGTGAACAACACCAAAGCGGAGTATCCACGTGATAAGACGATCCATCAGTTATTTGAAGAGCAGGTTAGTAAGAGACCAAACAATGTAGCCATTGTATGTGAAAATGAGCAACTTACCTACCATGAGCTTAATGTGAAAGCCAATCAACTAGCACGGATTTTTATAGAAAAAGGGATTGGAAAAGACACTCTTGTTGGAATTATGATGGAGAAATCTATCGATTTATTTATAGGCATATTAGCCGTTTTAAAAGCAGGTGGAGCATATGTTCCGATTGATATTGAATATCCTAAGGAAAGAATTCAATATATTCTTGATGATAGTCAGGCAAGAATGCTACTTACCCAGAAGCATTTGGTTCATTTAATTCATAATATTCAATTTAATGGGCAAGTGGAAATTTTTGAAGAAGATACTATCAAAATTAGAGAAGGAACTAATCTACATGTACCAAGTAAATCAACCGATCTTGCTTATGTTATTTATACTTCTGGTACAACAGGCAATCCAAAAGGTACAATGCTGGAGCATAAAGGAATAAGTAATCTAAAGGTATTTTTCGAAAATAGTCTTAACGTGACTGAAAAGGATAGAATTGGTCAATTTGCCAGCATCTCTTTTGATGCATCTGTATGGGAGATGTTTATGGCTTTGTTAACGGGGGCTAGCCTGTATATTATCCTGAAGGATACAATCAATGATTTTGTGAAGTTTGAACAATACATTAACCAAAAGGAAATCACTGTTATTACGTTACCACCTACCTATGTAGTTCATCTTGATCCAGAACGTATTTTATCGATACAAACGTTAATTACAGCAGGCTCAGCTACCTCGCCTTCCTTAGTAAACAAGTGGAAGGAGAAAGTAACTTACATAAATGCCTATGGCCCTACGGAAACAACTATTTGTGCGACTACATGGGTAGCCACCAAAGAAACAATAGGTCATTCAGTTCCAATCGGAGCACCAATTCAAAATACACAAATTTATATTGTCGATGAAAATCTTCAATTAAAATCGGTTGGTGAAGCTGGTGAATTGTGTATTGGTGGAGAAGGGTTAGCAAGGGGATATTGGAAGCGACCGGAATTAACTTCCCAGAAGTTCGTTGATAACCCGTTTGTTCCAGGAGAGAAGTTGTATAAAACAGGAGATCAGGCAAGATGGCTATCTGATGGAAATATTGAATATCTCGGAAGAATAGATAACCAGGTAAAGATTAGAGGTCACCGAGTTGAACTAGAAGAAGTTGAGTCTATTCTTCTAAAGCATATGTATATTAGCGAAACTGCAGTAAGTGTGCATAAAGATCACCAAGAACAGCCGTATTTGTGCGCTTATTTTGTATCGGAAAAGCATATACCACTAGAACAGTTAAGACAATTCTCATCAGAAGAACTGCCAACGTATATGATCCCTTCTTATTTTATCCAGTTAGACAAAATGCCGCTTACATCAAATGGGAAGATTGATCGAAAGCAGTTGCCGGAACCTGATTTAACTTTCGGGATGAGGGTAGACTATGAAGCGCCGCGAAATGAAATCGAGGAAACGCTTGTTACTATCTGGCAGGATGTATTAGGTATTGAGAAAATCGGTATTAAAGATAATTTCTATGCATTAGGTGGAGATTCTATTAAAGCAATACAGGTTGCTGCTCGCCTGCATTCCTACCAATTAAAGCTAGAAACAAAAGATTTATTAAAGTATCCAACAATCGATCAACTCGTTCATTATATAAAAGATAGTAAAAGAAGAAGTGAGCAAGGTATTGTGGAAGGTGAGATTGGACTTACACCTATTCAGCATTGGTTCTTTGAACAACAATTTACAAATATGCACCATTGGAACCAATCGTATATGTTGTATAGACCAAATGGGTTTGATAAAGAGATCTTGCTAAGGGTATTTAATAAAATTGTTGAGCATCATGATGCATTACGTATGATATACAAACATCATAACGGAAAGATCGTGCAGATAAATCGGGGGCTTGAAGGTACGTTGTTTGATTTTTATACCTTTGATTTAACTGCAAATGATAATGAGCAACAGGTGATTTGTGAAGAATCTGCTCGATTACAAAATAGTATAAACTTGGAAGTAGGCCCTCTAGTAAAGATAGCGCTGTTTCATACTCAGAATGGAGATCACCTGTTTATGGCTATTCATCATTTGGTTGTGGATGGTATTTCTTGGAGGATTTTGTTTGAGGATTTGGCCACAGCTTATGAACAAGCAATGCATCAGCAAACGATTGCTTTACCAGAGAAAACAGATTCATTTAAGGACTGGTCTATTGAATTAGAAAAATATGCGAACAGCGAATTATTCCTAGAAGAAGCTGAATATTGGCATCATTTGAATTATTATACCGAGAACGTTCAAATTAAGAAAGATTATGTCACCATGAACAATAAACAAAAGAATATACGTTATGTAGGAATGGAGTTAACAATAGAAGAGACAGAAAAATTATTGAAAAATGTAAATAAAGCGTATCGAACAGAAATTAATGATATTTTATTAACGGCACTTGGCTTTGCACTCAAAGAATGGGCCGATATTGATAAAATTGTAATTAACTTAGAGGGACACGGACGGGAAGAAATACTGGAACAGATGAACATTGCAAGGACGGTAGGCTGGTTTACTTCCCAGTATCCTGTTGTACTTGATATGCAAAAATCGGATGATTTGTCTTATCAAATCAAATTAATGAAAGAAAATTTACGCAGAATACCTAACAAAGGAATCGGATATGAAATTTTTAAGTATTTAACAACTGAATATTTACGGCCTGTTTTACCCTTTACATTAAAGCCGGAAATTAACTTTAACTACTTAGGACAGTTCGATACGGACGTGAAGACTGAATTGTTTACTCGTTCTCCTTATAGCATGGGTAATTCATTAGGACCAGATGGAAAAAATAATTTAAGCCCAGAAGGGGAAAGTTATTTTGTACTCAATATTAATGGTTTTATTGAAGAAGGTAAGCTTCACATCACCTTTTCTTATAATGAACAGCAGTATAAGGAGGATACCATTCAGCAATTGAGCCGGAGCTATAAGCAACATCTTTTGGCCATCATTGAACATTGTGTACAGAAGGAAGATACTGAGTTAACTCCAAGTGATTTCAGTTTCAAGGAACTTGAATTAGAAGAGATGGATGATATTTTCGATTTGTTGGCCGATTCATTAACGTAA
- the grsT gene encoding gramicidin S biosynthesis thioesterase GrsT — protein MTFISQVNKWFVNANVNSAAKLRLFCIPYAGGGASAFYEWSHFFPKEIEVCSIQLPGRENRGAEVPLTNLQQIVEIVAEEIQPLINIPFAFLGHSMGALISFELARTIRQKSNVNPVHLFVSGRHAPQIPCAKQDYHLLPDEQFIQELRSLNGTPEIVLQDAEMMSILLPRLRADFSVCGSYQYKNDEPFECPITAFGGKNDNGVTYQSLEAWREQTKREFSVCMYPGDHFFLYESKYEMIEFMCKQLRLVLAPKI, from the coding sequence GTGACTTTTATTTCACAAGTAAATAAATGGTTTGTTAATGCTAATGTTAACTCAGCTGCAAAGCTTAGGCTATTCTGTATTCCATATGCAGGCGGTGGTGCTTCCGCCTTTTATGAATGGAGTCATTTTTTTCCAAAGGAAATTGAAGTTTGTTCAATTCAATTACCTGGAAGGGAAAATAGGGGGGCGGAAGTTCCGCTAACAAATTTACAACAGATAGTAGAAATAGTAGCTGAGGAAATACAACCATTAATAAATATTCCATTTGCTTTTTTGGGGCATAGCATGGGAGCATTAATAAGTTTTGAACTGGCTCGCACAATACGGCAAAAGAGTAATGTTAATCCGGTTCACTTGTTTGTTTCAGGGCGACATGCACCTCAAATCCCATGTGCAAAACAAGACTATCATTTACTTCCCGATGAACAATTTATACAAGAATTGCGTTCATTGAATGGAACTCCAGAGATAGTATTACAAGACGCAGAGATGATGAGTATATTACTCCCAAGACTTCGGGCTGATTTTTCTGTGTGTGGCTCCTATCAGTACAAAAACGACGAGCCTTTTGAATGCCCAATCACTGCTTTTGGAGGAAAAAATGATAATGGTGTTACTTATCAATCATTAGAAGCCTGGAGAGAGCAAACCAAGAGGGAATTTTCTGTGTGTATGTATCCAGGTGATCATTTTTTTCTTTACGAAAGCAAATATGAAATGATTGAGTTCATGTGTAAACAATTACGTTTAGTATTAGCTCCTAAAATATAA
- the gsp gene encoding 4'-phosphopantetheinyl transferase Gsp, with amino-acid sequence MIEMLFVKVPNEIDRHVFNFLSSNVSKEKQQAFVRYVNVKDAYRSLLGELLIRKYLIQVLNIPNENILFRKNEYGKPFVDFDIHFNISHSDEWVVCAISNHPVGIDIERISEIDIKIAEQFFHENEYIWLQSKAQNSQVSSFFELWTIKESYIKAIGKGMYIPINSFWIDKNQTQTVIYKQNKKEPVTIYEPELFEGYKCSCCSLFSSVTNLSITKLQVQELCNLFLDSTFSENNNF; translated from the coding sequence ATGATAGAAATGTTATTTGTAAAGGTTCCAAACGAAATCGATAGGCATGTGTTTAACTTCTTGTCATCAAATGTGAGTAAGGAAAAACAGCAGGCGTTTGTTCGATACGTTAATGTGAAAGATGCTTATCGTTCTCTTTTAGGGGAATTGCTTATTAGAAAATATTTGATACAAGTATTAAACATTCCTAATGAAAACATTCTATTTAGGAAAAATGAATATGGAAAACCTTTTGTTGATTTCGATATTCATTTTAATATTTCCCACTCTGATGAATGGGTTGTATGTGCAATTTCAAATCATCCTGTTGGAATTGATATCGAGCGTATTTCGGAGATAGACATTAAAATAGCAGAACAATTTTTTCATGAAAATGAATATATATGGTTGCAGTCTAAAGCCCAAAATAGTCAAGTTTCTTCTTTTTTTGAGCTTTGGACTATTAAAGAAAGTTATATAAAAGCTATTGGTAAAGGTATGTACATACCGATTAATTCATTTTGGATTGATAAGAATCAAACACAAACTGTAATTTACAAACAGAATAAAAAAGAACCTGTTACTATTTATGAACCAGAGTTGTTTGAGGGCTACAAGTGTTCTTGTTGTTCTTTGTTTTCTTCTGTAACGAACTTGTCTATTACTAAATTGCAAGTGCAAGAGTTATGTAATTTGTTTCTAGATTCTACATTTTCTGAAAATAATAACTTTTAG
- a CDS encoding YxeA family protein gives MIKNSRRKTFLLIFMFILLFVMIASLYGCNNAFLKPDDPAGKDMYYTRINNGDVKKNDDERYEYNLISYDKDGNEKKLKFTTARKLREHAYIELYVATFRGVTNWQEVQLDGLPRKVQEKYK, from the coding sequence ATGATAAAAAATAGCAGGAGAAAAACATTTCTTCTTATTTTTATGTTTATTTTACTGTTTGTTATGATTGCATCCCTTTATGGATGCAACAACGCATTTTTAAAGCCTGATGATCCGGCCGGAAAGGATATGTATTATACCCGAATTAACAATGGTGATGTTAAGAAGAATGACGATGAACGCTATGAATATAACTTAATTTCCTATGATAAGGACGGAAATGAAAAGAAATTGAAGTTCACAACGGCTCGAAAATTAAGAGAACATGCCTATATTGAGCTTTACGTTGCAACTTTCCGGGGAGTGACAAATTGGCAGGAAGTTCAGCTTGATGGTCTGCCTAGAAAAGTACAAGAGAAATATAAATAG
- a CDS encoding ABC transporter permease has product MLIRTFSSEWIKLRHSYIWIVLAVLPIFSVLIGCANYVFNKGILQNEWYSLWTQVGLFYGEFFFPVLIGICCAFLCRFEHINQNWNSILTAPVPIRDVFLAKLMMVGLLSGVTQAFFLSLYFVAGKWVGLISSFPSETIGWIFRGWVASLAIGGIQLWLSMRIRSFAVPVGVSICATLIGLGLYVNHLGMFYPYSLLTIGMGVLSQDSLATMEQVLFYGMNGLFIVLFCISGIRRLKKTDVVA; this is encoded by the coding sequence ATGTTAATTAGGACGTTTTCTTCTGAATGGATAAAACTGCGTCATTCCTATATATGGATTGTGCTAGCTGTTTTACCTATATTTAGCGTGTTGATTGGTTGTGCCAATTATGTGTTTAACAAAGGAATATTACAAAATGAGTGGTACAGCTTGTGGACGCAGGTGGGTTTATTCTACGGAGAATTCTTTTTTCCAGTATTGATTGGAATTTGTTGTGCATTTTTGTGCCGATTTGAACACATAAATCAGAATTGGAACAGCATTTTGACCGCACCTGTTCCCATACGGGATGTTTTTCTTGCGAAATTGATGATGGTTGGATTACTGTCTGGTGTAACGCAGGCTTTCTTCCTCTCATTGTATTTTGTAGCCGGAAAATGGGTAGGGCTAATCTCGTCTTTTCCCTCTGAAACAATTGGTTGGATATTCAGAGGTTGGGTTGCCTCCCTTGCCATTGGCGGAATTCAACTATGGTTGTCTATGCGTATCCGTAGCTTTGCTGTACCTGTTGGTGTGAGCATTTGTGCCACCCTCATTGGACTTGGATTATATGTCAATCATTTGGGCATGTTTTACCCGTATTCATTGTTGACTATCGGTATGGGGGTATTAAGTCAAGATAGTCTTGCAACGATGGAGCAAGTTTTGTTTTACGGGATGAACGGACTATTTATTGTCCTGTTTTGTATAAGTGGAATTCGCAGGCTTAAAAAGACGGATGTTGTCGCGTAA
- a CDS encoding ABC transporter permease produces the protein MRYTALEFYKIRHKKILLMIVFLLCIELFWAFMAGSISLSRDPDAVSWEVIITFITQMNGLFLPILTAVVVSRICDMEHKGNTWKMLMTASVKREQIYAAKYMCACLLILFVIVLQLVATVVFCQSKSVTSPIPWELLIQTAMGTLVTSMAVIALQQWISLAITNQAFALCLGMLGGFIGITASLFPGMVRYFFIWSYYNELSPIVMRYIDSSVVYVTRGLSFPFVGGLLLFGVLLYTVGNFYVCRKEV, from the coding sequence ATGAGATACACGGCATTGGAATTTTACAAGATACGCCACAAAAAGATATTACTTATGATAGTTTTTTTACTTTGTATTGAACTATTCTGGGCTTTTATGGCTGGGAGCATATCCTTGTCCCGTGATCCTGATGCTGTTTCATGGGAGGTAATTATCACCTTTATAACACAGATGAACGGCCTGTTCTTGCCTATTTTGACGGCGGTAGTCGTGTCTCGCATCTGTGACATGGAACACAAGGGAAACACATGGAAAATGCTCATGACTGCATCGGTTAAACGTGAACAGATTTATGCAGCTAAATACATGTGTGCGTGCTTGCTGATACTATTTGTTATCGTTCTACAATTAGTAGCAACTGTTGTGTTTTGTCAGAGTAAGAGTGTGACTTCGCCAATCCCATGGGAATTGTTGATACAGACTGCAATGGGGACGCTAGTAACGAGCATGGCAGTGATCGCCTTACAACAATGGATATCGTTAGCTATAACAAACCAGGCCTTTGCCCTGTGTCTGGGAATGTTGGGTGGATTTATTGGAATAACAGCTAGCCTTTTCCCGGGTATGGTGCGGTATTTTTTTATCTGGTCGTATTATAACGAGCTGTCTCCGATTGTAATGAGGTATATCGACTCGTCCGTAGTTTATGTAACTCGAGGGTTATCATTTCCTTTTGTTGGTGGTCTTTTACTGTTTGGTGTATTGCTATATACAGTTGGAAATTTTTATGTTTGTCGTAAAGAAGTATAA